A segment of the Streptomyces sp. ITFR-21 genome:
TGGCGGAACCCGTTACTCCGTCACCCCGGTATCAAGGAAGAGGCGCATCGGTGACCGACCCGAACAAACCGAGCCTGCTGTTGGGCTTCAGGCAGTTCATCACCCGCGGGAACGTGATCGACCTGGCGGTCGCGGTGGTCGTGGGTGCCGCGTTCACGAGCATCGTGAACTCCGTGGTCAACGGGGTGATCAATCCCCTCGTCGGCGCATTCGGTACGAAGGACCTCGCTGGGTATTCGTCCTGTCTCAAAGGGCCGTGCGTGCTGAACGACAAGGGCGAGGTGATCAGCGGCATCCGGATCCTATGGGGCTCCGTATTGAGCGCGAGCCTGACATTCCTGATCACGGCCGCGGT
Coding sequences within it:
- a CDS encoding MscL family protein, translated to MTDPNKPSLLLGFRQFITRGNVIDLAVAVVVGAAFTSIVNSVVNGVINPLVGAFGTKDLAGYSSCLKGPCVLNDKGEVISGIRILWGSVLSASLTFLITAAVVYFLMVVPMSRYLARQAGKRGQVEAEEKVAEEVEEITLLRDIRDALVAPRVGSGN